The nucleotide window ATTAGACGGGATAACCCTGTGACCAGTGTCTAGCTCTAGTACCTGCTGACCCCACCTTTATCCTACCTAGGCTGTAGCCTGGTGTCCCTGGCAGTCCAACGTCCTGGCAACTGGAGGGGGTACCAGTGACCGACACATTCGCATCTGGAACGTCTGCTCTGGGGCGTGTCTGAGTGCTGTGGATGCCCAATCCCAGGTAGTCTTTTACCTgttccagcccctccctcccagaaGGTGTTCTCACTCTGTGTGGTCTTCCGTGGGCAACTGTGTTCCTTCCAGTGGCTTCATCAACTCTATGCCCGATGGTTTCCAAAATTCTGACTCCGCTCTCATTCATGATCTCCAGGCCACACTTCTGTCTGTGGCTTGACTCCAACCTCAGGTCCTATAGGTGGCACCATCCTAATATGCCCTAAATTAAATTTGTCACTTCTTATTTCCCTGAAATGTGTTCCTCCTCCTCTTAATTGTTTGAGAGGGATAGAACTTACTCAGAAATCTGGAGAACTTCCTAGAATCTTTCATTATCTTCCCTTAGTCACCAAGACACATCATTTTTGCCTCAGAATATCATTCACGTGTGTCTCTCCCCTAAGCCTCACTTTTCTTCTCACTGGAGGCCCCCTGCACTGGTCTCACAGCATTCTTTTCTTATCTTCTGCAGTCTGTCCTCTGCACTGGGTCTGGGTGGTCTGTGACTGTGCTAAAGCCCTGCAGTAGCTCCCTATCACCTACAGCAACTTAATCCACATCCATTGGAATGAAATTTGAAGCCCTTGATGGTGGGTCTCCCACCCACTCCAGGTTCCTCCCCTtctaccctcctctcccccatGCAGCCTTCATTCTAGACTTTGACTCTGGAGCCagagttcaaattctggctctgtcacCTTCTAGACTCGCATGTGATCTTAGGCAACTTGCTGAAGTTCCTTCTGCTTgattctttacctgtaaaatggataACAATTTTTTAACTCTGAAAAAACTTTTGTAAGAACTGTGGTTATTCAAGTCTGAGTCTGTGACACCTGGCAGGGTGCCTAATGCTCGAATGGAGTTAGTTCTGATTTGAGTAGCATCGGCTCTGTTGAGCCCACATGCCATTCTCTCTCCACAGGTGTGCTCCATCCTCTGGTCTCCCCACTACAAGGAGCTCATCTCGGGCCACGGCTTTGCCCAGAACCAGTTGGTTATTTGGAAATACCCAACCATGGCCAAGGTGGCTGAGCTTAAAGGTAGGTTCCAAATAacaggagccagacacaaaaggccacatatcatATGACTgttgaaatgtccagaagaggcaaatgcaaagaaataaaaacagactgatggttgcTAGGGGCTATGGGGAGAAGGTGGTgaggagtgatgaaaatgttctggaattactgttgtgatggttgcacaactttgggAATACTAAAAGCCAATgaattgcatactttaaaaggatgagttttatggtatgtgaattaaatACCTCagaggtgtttaaaaaaaaaaaaaaaaaaggtaggtggCCCTCAATATTGGAGGCTGTAGGTATGTCTACATTCCTATGCTCTACTCTCACTTTTTTCATCCTCACGCCCCAGGTCACACTGCCCGGGTCCTAAGTCTGACCATGAGCCCAGACGGGGCCACGGTGGCATCGGCAGCAGCAGATGAGACCCTGAGGCTGTGGCGCTGCTTTGAGTTGGACCCTGCACGGCGGCGGGAGCGGGAGAAAGCCAGTGCAGCCAAAAGCAGCCTCATTCACCAAGGCATCCGTTGAGGACCAACTCATCacctcagttttttgtttttgttttttatttttctaataaagtcatgtctctctctctcctccttgcaTGACCTCTGTCCCAGCCTTCCCAGAGCCTCCTCTCTGCTGTCTGTCATCAGAGAGCCAGAACCATCCCTCCTGTTTGCAGATAATAAGGCTAGCACCTCTTTCattcacacatgtacacacacagccTCGGTGGTTTTCTCTGTCACTTTTAATGGAGACATAAGCGAGGGAGCAGCCTCCACAGGCTGTATTcccaggccccccacccaccctgaccTTTGGCCAAGAAGCTTCTGCTTCAGCGTGGGTAGAGGAGGGATCCTGGGTCCACAGTGACAGATTATTGCTGACCTCTTCGGTGTGAGGAAAAAGGCCACAAGACCCTGGTTGAGGGCCAGTCCTGAGTGCTCCTCTCCCAAGTttaaggcagggagggggaaataAGTATCCAGCCCTTTCAAGCCCCCAGCTCCAGAGTGGCAGAGGGCAATGAGGCCACATCCTTGGAGCTGGCCAGGAGAAGTGGGTGAGGAACGGAAGCTGTGGTCCCTGTGTACcagctgtggggaggggaggacctGTCCCCTGCTCAGTCCTGACCACATAAGCCCTGGTCACAGGTATAGGTGGGAAGAAAAATGTCAGATGCTGCCCAAGGCACAGTCCTGAGGCACTTAGGTGGGCGCCTAGGTAGGCCATGTTTCTCAGTTGGCCTTGACTTTGGCAGTACCTGGAGCTCCATTTTGCTGAAGTACACGGGGGAGCCGTTTGCCTTTGGTGTAGGAGTGATACCAGAAGTTGGAGAACAGCACGAAGAAGATGGTACCGTACATCCAGATGAGGTGGATGATGACCGGATACTGGTAGTTACAGCTAGGCATGAAGTAGTATTGGGAGATGTGCAGGGAGACCAGGACGAACTGGATCTAGAATGGAGGAAGGCAAGGGTCAGAGGGAACAGTGAGAGGTGGCAGAGAAAGACTGAATGTGGAGTGTGGAGGGATGGGGTCAAAGGTAAGGCAAGTTGGATAAAGGTAGGATCCAGACCAGAAGGTTGGGACAGTTATGGGCCAGGCCCCTCACCAGCTGGATGGCTGTCATGTGCTTTTTCCACCACAGGTAAGGCTGAGCCACAGGGCCAAGGGCAGACAACCCATAGTACAGGTACATGACGACATGCACAGAGGAGTTGATCATGGCGTGGAAAGAGCCCATTCCTCCTGTGAGGGTACAATGAACGAGGTCAGAAGAATTGAGCTGCTGGTCCTCAATGCCCGCCCTTCTTCCCCCGGTGGCCTTCACCACTCACCTGGGGCAATTTTTACCCCCCACCACCAGCTCCAAGGAAGCACTGAGTGGTGGAAGACATGTAGAAAGGTCACCTGTCCGTCTTTTTTCCGGAGGATAAAGATCACCTGAGAagagtggggaaaggaaaggggtttCTGAGCCAgggcctctcctttctccctacAGGTTCTCACCTCTCCTATAACCACTCACCGTGTCCATCAGTTCGATGAacttggagaagaggaagagccAGGCCACTCGAACCATCTGCAAGAAGTCAGGCAGCCTTAGGACACCCATGCTACTCCAAAAACTTCCCTAAATTGGGCCAGGAGCCCAAGTCACACCCAAACTCCTATCCCCAGGTTGCTTATAACCTAGCCACCCCACACTACGCCTGTCCCTACTTACCCTTAGTGCCTCCGGGCTGTTGGAATAGTCCACAGGATCGCAGCGCCAGGTGTAAGTACTCAGCCAGCCAGACATCAAGAACTAGGAAGGGGTGTGGATTAGACCACCAGAGTTCCACCCTGCCCAATCCCTCTTGCTATCTAGCTGAAGAAATGGATTTCGGCCTCTCTGGAAAGGAGATGCCATGCTCTGGCCACAAGGCCTGCCCCTTATCCTGCCAGCAGGAATTAAAACCTAGACATGCCAGGGGCCCACCTCATAGACAATGTAGAGGGAGAGCGCCACCAGGGAGAAGTTGTAGACAATCATGAAGCCCCGGAGCTGGAAGGGCTTCCGATTGGCCATGATGCGAGGCCCAAGTGAGAGAACGAAGTACACGTAGGTCAGGAGGATGGAGGTCATTAGCAGGGGGGACCCCATCAGAGGGTAGCCCTGGACCCGAGGATCTGTAGAATAAGGGTCAAGGAGTCAGAAAGGGTCACGGGGTCCCAAAGGGTGCCCACCAGGTGTACAGACATGGGGCCAGGTCACAAAGGGTCAACGGGTTCACAGGGACTCTCCATTAGGAGACAGCCCTAGATCCAGGGATCCCAGGACAGGAGAAAAGAAGGGTAGACGGCATCTTACCTGCATACTTCATCATCTCCTGGTACAAGTTCACAACTGCCTCCATCCTGGCTAAGGATTCTGGGGAGGTATGGAGGGTGGGTGTCAGGGCTGACCGTGCCCCCATCCCACCCTTGACCCACAGACAGGAAGCAGACCAGATGAGACAACTCCCGACACCTCCCTGCATAAAGGACAGAAGACTGACAGGAAGGAATTGCTGGGGATTGGGGGTAGGAAGCCGTCTGGCCAGGGCACCGCTTCCCCGCACATCCCGCCTGCCTGCTGGGAAGGACAGATCCCGCCCTCCGCTCCACACCTCACTAgcctcccctcactctctgctcctccagagATTCTCACCCCCagacctctcctcccctctttcaCTGCAGGGGAACTCTCCAAGTCCGGTCTCTTTCCGGAGAGTCTTACCTCTCCTCTCCGGAATGACcgcttctcccttccccaccagtCTCCCACCTCTTCAGCTCTGGTTCTGTCTTCTCCCCAGGGATCCTCCCCTTCAACCGCTCCGGTCCACCTTCGGGATGCTGGTCTCTCGGGACGCCggttccctcctgccccttcctcctctcctctgccctcccggGCTCTCACCTCCAGCGTCTCTCGCAACTCCTGGCTCTCCTCCTCTCCGGCACCCCTTCCAGCCCTTCCACTCCGGAGCCTTTGAGACTGAGGAGCCTTTGAGACTCCAGCCCCGGCTCCACCTGTCTGACTAGATCTGGCAGAGCCCCGCCCTCCGCCCGCCCCCGCTGCACTGCGCatgaggtggagggtggggccaGGCCACAGGTCAGGGCCCGGAGGAGCAGGACCCACCAGGATTGAGAAAGCCAAGTAAAGCATGGGGCTcaccacctacccacccacccaccttggACAGCCAGATGACCTAAAGCTCTAGCTTAGTTTTGAGTCAGAAACCTCACGGGACTTCAGCCCAGGGCTCACCTTGGCCCCAAGAGAACTGCTGAAAACCCACACCCAGCATCTTCTCCTAAACTAGCCAGAAAGTCTCAGTTTGTCCTGCTTCAGAATGGGTGCAATCACCCTTCTctccctgggaggggcagggaagccaGTGGCATGTGAGGAggtgggtgagtgggggaggtctCAGGAATCTTCCCCTCCTTTAGGGAGGGTCCTAATGAGCTAGGCCCTCTCCCCCTCAGAGCCTGAAGGAATGTCGGGGGAGGGCGCACTGGGACACAAAAGCTCTGGCCGGTCCCCAGGAGAGCCTGGGATGCCGGGGCGGTCCCTGAGGGACGAGCCTTGCCCTAAAACGGCCAGGGCAGCAGATGCTCTGCGAGCTGCCTGCCCGCCAGTCTGCCAGGTTCCCTCCGTCCAGACAACAACGTGAAAAATACAACGAGTGAAAAATACACCTTCTGACACATCCACTGAGGCTGCACCcgtgcccctcccacactcacggGGCACACATCTCACAGATGCTCCCCCAGCCTCCGTGACGACCCCCAGCTGCACCCACCACTGTCAGGCCCCAAGTCCTCCTGTATGCACAGAGCACCTCTAGCATggctctccccaccaccaccatcgaCAGACTGaccaccgccccccccgccccccccccgcgcACATATGTACACACGGAGCCCTCACACCTCCTGCTGGTGACAACCACCCTCCTCTGACACACCACCCAAACAAGCCTCCACGGACTTTGACATGCAGTTCCTGATACTCAGACCTGCTCCTCACTCCATTCACGCTGGCAACACACCCAGAACACTCTTCGTTGGTCCTGCATCACCATGTGCAAACGGCCCACACGCAGGTTTACGGGTTTACTCACACGTACGCGAGTCACAGATAAATGTGGTCACAGACATAAACTCGAACACTCCACTTTGAGGTGAATGAACATAAAACCACCCACACCGCACGCAGACACACACCTGCCTTGGGTCATGCATGCAGGTCTCTTTTCATGGATGACCTtcgtcattcattcattcccaacCAGATTTTGTTGGTCCGCTGCCTCTCCTGTGGTAGGGCCTACCTGGCATAGGCCTGCACTCAGACACACAGTTCCTCCCTGACCCATGTGAGTTTGCCAGCTGGTtatctctcccgctctctctcagCCACCACTCAAGTTCACCTCCCACAAACACTCATGCGCCCTGAAGGTCAGGAGTGGCTCTAGGCTCCGGAGAGGACCTCTCCCCAAGCTTGAGAAGCACTGGGTGTGTCTCCGGTAGGGGAACTCGGTTGGGTGCTTCCTTCCTTTAAGATGGatggaagggaaaaggagacaggcaaaggaagggggaggggaagggagaagagaggagcagGGAGCCAAGGAGAGGGAGGGTAAGAGGCACCGGGGGACGAGACCCAGAGGTGGTGGAAGAAGGCCTAGGTTTGAGCAAACGGGAGCCGGGATCGGAGGGAGCCTGCCGGCCAGGGCCGGCCCCAGAGAGCTGGGACCTCCCACCCACGGTCCGGGAACAGCCTCGCCCAcaggctgggcagggcagggcagggcagggccagctAGGCAGGGTGCCCGGGCACGTGGGCAGCCCGCCCGTGGAAGGTCCAGACTCACCAGTGGGGGGCCAGGCGGGCAGGAGTGGAGGGCTTGGAAGGAGCAGGGCCAGAGAGAAGTCCCCAGGGCCAGCCTGCCTGCCACTTCCTCATCTGCTGGGCCGACTTTCTGTCACCAGAGGGGGACAgggcgggccgggcggggggcgccTGCTGATTGGCCCCGACTGGGCTCGGCCCGAGGGGCGGGCGCAGGGGCGGGCCGCCAGATTCCGGGGCAGGAAGCACGCCCAGCCCGgactccccaccccttccctcggCATCTGGCCGCTCGCCTCCATCAGGTCGCCCTGGGCCGGCCCTGGCCCGCCAGAGGTGCACCTTGCTTCTTCCCGACCCTCAGTCTTATTCTGGGCCCTCTGGTGACTGTCCACCCACGTGACCAACACATCCTCTGTTTGTGGCAGGCCCACCCAGCTTAGGACCCTGAGGAAAGTTCCAGGACTAAGCAGACCTCTCCCCCTGAGCTTTCACTCCAGAGGGTGATGGGAGGGTTGGACCGAGGCAGTGTGTGTTCTATGGGCTGacctggggtggcagggaggtCTCAGCCAGAGGGAGCAGCTGTGTAAGGAAGCCTTCCCTGGGAGCCCATAAACTTGGATGAACCCTAGCATTAGGGACTGCTAGGAGGATTTGGCTGTGGGAGAATACAAATGACCCGAGGTGGGAACAGTGAATCACTAGCTAAACTGGCCTTGAGGGTAgtgaaaaaggggggggggggggaggggggcaaaaggAAGTGAAGCCAGCTGTGGCTGAAAGGCCCTAGGGCCTGAAGGCCAACCAGGGCACTTTGGTTCTATTCTGGAAGTAGAGGAGAAACAGCGAAGCTTTCTGAGGAGGCTGCAATGAGGCTtgtattatcaaatatttattgatatttgtcTCACACTTACCGTGTGTGAGACTGTGGCAAATACCAGGGACACATCAATGAACCAGGCAGATGCTGTCCCTGCATGGGGTTTGGGTTTGCCTCTAGCTGAGTCATTTCACTCTGGCAGCCAGGGTGATGAGGCTATTGAGGCAGCCCAGGTGAGAGAAAACAGCCTGACGTAAGAAGGTTTGGAAACTGATGGGATAGGAGAGGCAGACACT belongs to Panthera tigris isolate Pti1 chromosome C1, P.tigris_Pti1_mat1.1, whole genome shotgun sequence and includes:
- the ELOVL1 gene encoding elongation of very long chain fatty acids protein 1 isoform X2, whose amino-acid sequence is MEAVVNLYQEMMKYADPRVQGYPLMGSPLLMTSILLTYVYFVLSLGPRIMANRKPFQLRGFMIVYNFSLVALSLYIVYEFLMSGWLSTYTWRCDPVDYSNSPEALRMVRVAWLFLFSKFIELMDTVIFILRKKDGQVTFLHVFHHSVLPWSWWWGVKIAPGGMGSFHAMINSSVHVVMYLYYGLSALGPVAQPYLWWKKHMTAIQLIQFVLVSLHISQYYFMPSCNYQYPVIIHLIWMYGTIFFVLFSNFWYHSYTKGKRLPRVLQQNGAPGTAKVKAN
- the ELOVL1 gene encoding elongation of very long chain fatty acids protein 1 isoform X1, encoding MVCAHESLARMEAVVNLYQEMMKYADPRVQGYPLMGSPLLMTSILLTYVYFVLSLGPRIMANRKPFQLRGFMIVYNFSLVALSLYIVYEFLMSGWLSTYTWRCDPVDYSNSPEALRMVRVAWLFLFSKFIELMDTVIFILRKKDGQVTFLHVFHHSVLPWSWWWGVKIAPGGMGSFHAMINSSVHVVMYLYYGLSALGPVAQPYLWWKKHMTAIQLIQFVLVSLHISQYYFMPSCNYQYPVIIHLIWMYGTIFFVLFSNFWYHSYTKGKRLPRVLQQNGAPGTAKVKAN